One stretch of Aerosakkonema funiforme FACHB-1375 DNA includes these proteins:
- a CDS encoding glycosyltransferase family 4 protein: MLFDRGKQVVFISSCPEPWGGSEELWASAAQILAEKGQKVKAYKTLVVDRHSRILKLQSSGIPVVDIYRLNFSRQLRYLNRIIPGRWQFLPLDPIDIILAHQLKQLQPDLVVISQGENFDGLRFANICFRQKLPYIIVCQKAVDYYWPHDEIRPVMQEVFRSAKRCFFVAGHNLSLTEAQIGEKLNNAEIVRNPFCVSRSNLLPWCDINDGFYLACVGRLFIYDKGQDILLKVLAQEKWKQRKLYVNFFGQGIHREALIGMAKYLNITNVSFPGFIEDITEVWHHHHALILPSRCEGLPLALVEAMMCGRLGIVTDVGGIPEIIEDNVTGFLAAGANFHALDEAMERAWSQRYEWEKIGQKAARSIRSIIKSDPSEYFATRLMEIISEIETGSLRSQSGQLIR; this comes from the coding sequence ATGTTATTCGATCGTGGTAAGCAGGTTGTCTTTATCAGTTCTTGTCCCGAACCTTGGGGCGGTAGTGAAGAACTTTGGGCATCTGCGGCGCAAATTTTAGCAGAAAAAGGTCAAAAAGTAAAGGCGTACAAAACACTTGTAGTCGATCGACACTCCCGTATCCTAAAGCTACAATCTTCTGGAATACCTGTAGTAGACATCTATCGTCTGAACTTTTCCAGGCAACTTCGATACTTGAACAGGATCATACCTGGCAGATGGCAATTTTTACCGTTAGATCCGATCGATATTATCCTAGCTCATCAATTGAAACAGTTGCAGCCCGATCTAGTAGTAATTTCTCAAGGTGAAAATTTTGACGGTTTGAGATTTGCTAATATTTGTTTTCGCCAGAAATTACCATATATAATTGTTTGCCAAAAAGCAGTTGATTACTACTGGCCACACGATGAAATACGTCCAGTAATGCAGGAAGTATTTCGCAGTGCTAAACGCTGTTTCTTTGTGGCAGGACACAATTTATCTCTGACGGAAGCTCAGATAGGAGAAAAACTGAACAATGCGGAAATTGTGAGAAATCCTTTTTGCGTTAGTCGCTCCAACTTGCTACCTTGGTGTGATATTAATGATGGTTTCTACCTAGCTTGTGTGGGTCGGCTGTTTATCTATGATAAAGGACAAGACATTCTGTTAAAAGTATTAGCTCAAGAAAAATGGAAACAAAGAAAGCTTTATGTCAATTTTTTCGGACAAGGAATTCATCGGGAAGCGTTAATTGGTATGGCTAAATACTTGAATATTACTAATGTTAGTTTCCCTGGCTTTATTGAAGACATTACTGAAGTTTGGCATCATCATCACGCTTTAATATTACCCTCAAGATGTGAGGGTTTACCATTAGCTTTAGTAGAAGCAATGATGTGTGGCAGGTTGGGAATTGTTACAGATGTAGGTGGGATACCAGAAATAATTGAAGATAATGTAACTGGATTTTTAGCTGCTGGAGCTAATTTTCATGCCTTAGATGAAGCTATGGAAAGAGCTTGGAGTCAACGCTATGAATGGGAAAAAATAGGACAAAAAGCAGCACGGTCTATCCGAAGTATAATCAAATCCGATCCAAGTGAATATTTTGCTACTAGGTTAATGGAAATAATTTCGGAAATAGAAACTGGAAGTTTGCGATCGCAATCTGGACAGTTGATCCGTTAA